In Prunus dulcis chromosome 2, ALMONDv2, whole genome shotgun sequence, a single genomic region encodes these proteins:
- the LOC117618122 gene encoding F-box/kelch-repeat protein At3g06240-like — MKHINCNNAKEKPELNLMMIRALPPEILIDILSRLPVNSICCMRCVSKALLKMVDDLSFSTLHMRRRFLTTCSTPQLVVLNESSYDKYDMLYPVTYDGHYLLTKSKDAIVSYFGSERRFYSFAFVFCNLFGFTGLNPKSGRSSNHGRSCLLVNPFKGEVLMLPSASDVQVPANCLCTVDWYSMGFDNITNSFKIVRVSTNKKDYLAAEVLVLGKSSWRELPTVPPCFPTYKSVYAHGDMHWLVYGDYASSARSTLKKKSSI, encoded by the coding sequence ATGAAGCACATCAACTGCAACAACGCCAAGGAGAAGCCAGAACTAAACTTGATGATGATCCGCGCCCTACCACCTGAAATTCTTATTGACATCCTTTCAAGATTGCCCGTAAATTCGATTTGTTGCATGAGATGTGTATCTAAGGCCCTGTTAAAGATGGTTGATGACCTCTCTTTTTCCACATTGCACATGCGGCGTCGTTTTCTAACTACCTGTTCTACTCCTCAACTTGTTGTTCTTAATGAGTCTTCCTATGATAAATATGACATGTTGTATCCAGTGACGTACGACGGCCACTACTTATTGACAAAGAGTAAAGACGCAATTGTTTCCTATTTCGGATCCGAACGGCGTTTTTATTcgtttgcttttgttttctgcaACTTGTTTGGCTTTACTGGTCTTAATCCGAAGAGTGGAAGGTCTTCGAACCATGGAAGGTCATGCTTGTTGGTGAATCCTTTCAAGGGAGAAGTTCTAATGCTCCCATCTGCAAGTGACGTCCAAGTTCCAGCCAATTGTCTTTGCACTGTTGATTGGTACAGCATGGGATTTGATAATATAACCAACAGCTTCAAGATTGTACGTGTTTCCACCAATAAAAAAGACTACTTGGCCGCCGAAGTTCTTGTATTGGGGAAGAGCTCATGGCGGGAGTTGCCCACGGTTCCTCCTTGCTTTCCAACCTACAAGTCCGTTTATGCACATGGAGACATGCATTGGTTGGTCTATGGAGATTACGCGTCCTCTGCACGTTCGactttaaaaaagaagagttCTATTTGA